DNA from Triticum aestivum cultivar Chinese Spring chromosome 7D, IWGSC CS RefSeq v2.1, whole genome shotgun sequence:
ATATGAATTTTTTATCAGGTTACGACACCTTTTCTTATATTGCCCCTATATGTACAATATTTTGATAAGTCTTACATATAAATACTATACAGTTACCCTAGCATGTAACAACAGGAAGACTGTCATACACTTTccatatcgaaaaatatgtcctgCAACATATACATACCGCCGATCCCATATACTACCTTATTGGGACAATATGTTCAACATTGTGATACTGTATTTGGTTGTATGCTGCTTGATAGTCAACAACCACCTCATTTTGGCGAATATAATGTAGTAGCACATTTATCAGTGATTTTCCTTTTTTATGGACTTCTTGAAGCTGTACTTTGTGCCAGGACCATGTTCGTTAACTATACACCAGTTATTAGAATAATTGCGAAAAGACAGCTCCCTTGCCATTagcaacaaacaacaaacaaagcctttagtcccaaacaagttggggtaggctagaggtgaaacccataagatctcgcaaccaactcatggctctggcacatggataacaagcttccacgcacccctgtccatagctagttctttggtgatactccaatccttcaggtctctcttaacggactcctcccatgtcaaattcggtctaccctgacctctcttgacattctccgcatgctttaGCATTGGAATTTTTTTGGGTGCCTTCGCATTATCCATGGTCAAAGGGAGATGTTGATCGCTTTTCATTGCCAGAGTTAGATTTTTTTCCACAATCCTGGCAGTTGGTATGCTCACAAAATTTGCTATCACATAGTTGGTTCCATCTTTTACTTGAAGTGAAAAAAAGTGGTTTGTGAATGAAATAATGAATATTTGTATTTTCCCCATAAATCTGTAGAATGATGATTGATGGCACATAGTTTCATTCTAATCTGTTGTTGGTTTGTTTGTCGAGGAAAAAGGTTCATAATATTACTGAGCATGTTTTGTGTCACGTTGGATCTAAGTTATTGTATCTTTCTCTGCACAGGGATGCTCCACTTCTTTCAGCATTGGGATTTAGCTTGTTTTACTTTGCATTAACGAATTCTATGTCATGCTGTCCAGCAAGACTGCTGACATGCATTGGCTTTTTGACATACATCTTTGTATTTCTATCAGGGTTAACTAGCAAGTATATGAGATAATGACACACAAGAGTCATGATGTCATAGTATTCACTATTCAGGTCTATGAGCACTAAAAAGGTTGTAATTCTGTGTTGTCTTTTTTGTCTTTAATAACTTTATAAATGCCAACGCCATCTTTTGACTTTTCGGATTGTCAGCGCCGCCATAAACTCTATAACCTGTAAAAGATCAGACGAGACTGAACTTCACAAGGTCTGCGTGTCATAGATGATcaaacatactccctctgttcgtaaatataagtctttagagattccaatatggactagatacggatgtatatagacacagtttagagtgtagattcactcattttgctccgtatgtagtccatattgagatctctaaaaagacttatatttaggaacgaagggaataTATATGTATTCTAAGCTATAATCCTGTTGAACATAATAATTCTTTAGCATACTATTTATCCATACAGGACTATTTTTTACTTTATTCGCATGCGATTATGCTTTATGGGTAATTTCTTTGTTTTTCTCTATCATTTCTTTACCTAATATGCCAGTTTTTCTAACACACTTTTCCCCTCAAATTCAGGACTTGGCTGGTCAAAATGAGAATGGCAGTGTTGTTTTGCCAGTTTCTGACACTTCAAACACCAGCAGCCATTCTGAAGACGTAGAAGGAAATTCAGGGGACATTTTGAATGACCCAAGTCTTGGTTCTAATTTTCTTCAGTATATTCATCCTGGAGAACAAAATAGCCCAATGCTTAATGAAAATATGTTATCTAATGCCAATGTTGGAGATTTTCTTAATAGTTCTAGCCCCAATGATGAATTCCTAGAGCTGAAGGATTTGGAGTTACCTCTAGGCAATGATTCCACTATCTGGCCTTCTGATGGTTGGGCCTGGAAAACAGCTTTCCCCTTGGATGCTGTAAACGGGGCCAACAATGAGGTTCCTCTGATCACTGGTGATCAGCCTTTCCAGCCAGATGAGTTGGCCCAGTTGTTGCAGACACTACAAGATGACTCCTCCCAGTTGGGCTCAACTATGACCGATCTCCCACACTCTTCTATTACAAATTCAGTCAAGCCAGAAGATGATTCTCTTATGTATTTTGATGCGCCCTTTGATAACTCAATGTTCAGTGATGGATTTAGACAGACGAATGGATTTCTTGGCTCCCCAGCAACCATTCTATCTGGTATCGAGACACTGGATGATGGTATTCCATACTATGATGCAATGGACGATAACTTATTTAATGATATGATGTGCTCTGTACAGCAGTCGGCTGGGAGCAGCTCCCATGTCTTTAATGGGCCAGTTCTTACTCAAGAGGTATGCTACCAGTTACATGTAGTAAGAGATGAACTCACTGCACTTTGTGCAGATCATTGATGTACTCACACAAATTTTGTACTTTTACAGGTCAACAATCCCAACTATACATATAGTCCAACTCAAAAGGTTGTAGAACCTAATTTTGTAGCTGGGGCCCCGTCGTCCGCTAGGTTATCTGAAGCTGGTGGCCAGTTAAATTGTGTTGTTTTACCAGGTATGTTATTATGGAAAAGAACAGGCCAGCTATCCTTTGCTATATTTTGCTCTTTAGTACCTATTCAACTATTGATCCAGTATCTCTATCTATGTCACCCTGAGGGACGTTTGCAGTTATatttagggggtgtttggttccagggacttttttgtgttgggactaaaaaaagtccctaaaagtccctagcaaaccaaacagggagggactttttgctaaaagtccttagaagcacctccttgagagtctttttcaaaaagtcctagggactagaaaaagtcctaggactagagaaccaaacaccaccttacTTGCCCTGATTAAGCAAGATCATTTTGTGCATCTTGCAAAGAAAAACAAGCTTTTTGGTTGTGCTTAATCAGGGCAATGTTAACTTGGATGTTGTAGCTGTAAATGAAGATTACTGAAAAGTTTTGGTATTGTGTTGACAGATTCTCAGGCTAAGAATGGCTCCATGGGAAAGCGTTTTGTAAAGATGCTGGATTCAATCTCGGCTCCCCCTGCTTTTGCAGCAGAGTTCCCAGGCAAATCCTTGTCTGGTGTGCACCCTAACACCATCAGCGTGTCTACCGAAGTAATCAGCATAGGAAGCTTAACTGTTGCTTCTCGACAAGGCAAGTGGTCGTTCCAGAAGGATGAAGACATGGAGCTTCTCTTCTCCACAGGTTTCCAGCCTGATAACCGCATACACTGTGGTGGCTGCAACACAGTGACTGCGGTGCTGCGCGGCGGCTTCTGTCTCTTTTTCCTGTCAGCAATAATGCTCCTGGTGAGCTACGAGGTGGGCCTGTGCATCTACGGCAAGTAACCTGGCCTGCCCGCCTGGTATTGGGTATAAAAATATTATTATGACGTTAGGTAATTGTATGTGTTGAGGCGAGAACCGGGGACCTCCTGATGGCCTAAATGTATGGCATTGCATGACATGACCTCGTGCGTCTGTTAAATTCGACAGCATTAGCGGTACTGTTTTGCAGCCCGTGAGTTAGTGCTGTATCAATGAATTCCTCCAGTGATATTAGTATTTTAGAACTGCTTAATAATCAAGTGCATGGTGGTGTTGCAGTTATCCATGTTCGTTAGGTAGTTTCAGCGTAGAATGTTGTAAATACAAATACCAAGTTGGCAGCTGAATCCAAGCTCAGGATGCTTCAGCTCTACATGTGTTGTTATTTGTCAGGTTTGAACAGAATTCTAAACTATGGAGCAGGCGACACAACCCTCCCCTGCGAGAAACTGAAGCTTGACGCTTTTTTCCTCCCATCAGTTCATCGCTAAGGTCGATAGGGTTGGGCGGTCCAACCTTAGCGATGAGCTGATGCTCTTCGGGGCATCTCTTGCGGCTTTCTCTCGCATGCTCTCGGTGGCAAGGGTAGCCGTCATGGGCATTGCTGCCTGCCTTTAACATAGTGTTTTTAGCCTAAAAAAAGACCTACCATCTGTGCTGCTTCGCCTCGTTCATCTGGAAGAGCAGGGTGCCGTCCCTTTGCCTGGCTGCTTGTCCAGAGGAGGATCAACAGAAGGGGATGTTGTGCTGATTATCTCTCCCTCTGAGCGAAACGGCTGGCCATCTTGTGTTCGGCTGCAATTTTGCTGCTGCATTCTGGATCTTGTTGGCACTCCGTCAATTTTGCCCATTTCCGTTTCTTTGGATGATATGATGGGTCAATCATTTGCTTCATTAGTTCCAACAGTGCCAGCTGCGGCATTTGCTATTGGATTAGCCATTTTCGTTATTACTTTTCGAGTCCGAGAGACTATTgctgtcgaatctataaattgcaTTCAAGGTTAAACAGAACTACAGGAGAGTTACCAAATACAAAGTTCTGTTCTCCTTtcgttttcttctttcttttctttttgcctagGCGATCATAGCGTCCTCTCAATATTTCTCTGTTTCTCTGCTGTAAGTAAACCTCAGTGTAACACTCTGCTCCATGTACTCATTGACCGGGTTTTAGCGATTTGATGGACCCGATTACGGAAACCTGGGATGTTGAGCTCGTGAAAGAACTGTTCTGTGAAGAAGATGCAAAAGAGATGCCTGCTATCGCTGTTGATAGTGGCATGGACGATCTGGTAGCGTGGCATTTTGACACCAAAGGCTTATTCTCTGTGAAATCTGCATATCACTTGGGAACGAGGTTGCGAGATGCAAGCAAGGACACGGATGCAAGCTCTTCTACCGTAGTGCCGCAGGCCTCACAAAGATGGAAAAGATTttggagtctgagcttgcctcctAACATTCGTATGTTCCTATGGCGTCTGTCACACAAGTCGTTGCTTTTGCGAATGAATATCAAGAGGAAACATGTTGACCTGGATACTAGATGTCCGATGTGCTTGCGCCTGGATGAGGATGGGGGACATCTGTTCTTGAAGTGTAAGTTGGTAAAGCAAGTCTGGAGGGAATTGCAGCTTGAGGATGTCAGGCTCGTATTGCTGGAATGTGTAAATCCTGATGCTATTTTTGATCACTCGGGGTCGCTGAAACCTGAAAAGCGTGACCTGATGCTTGTATTTCTCTGGGAGTGGTGGAAGGTTCGGAATAAGGCTAATCAGGGAGAAAAGATTAAGCCGGCTGCTGGAGTGGCGTATTATGTTAGGAAACTGTTGACGGATTTCTATGTTGAGGAAGGAAGTATTCAGGCACATACATTGCCAGCTATAGTTCAAGTTTGCAGAAAACCGAAGGGAAGTCAGGGTTTGTTAAAATAAATTTCGATGCTGCTTTTTATGTTGAAGAGGGAAGAGGTGCTTGGGGCTGTGTGGTGGGTTTGGGACAAGGGGAGTTCATTGCGGCGTGTGCAGGAAAGCTGGACTACCTTGTCTCATCCCTCCAGGCTGAAGCTACGTCGTGCAACAAGGCCATTGAAGCCGCGGGCGAGATGGGGCTTCATCAAGTGATTTTTGAATCCGACTCTTTACAACTGGTTAATGCTATCAATTCTGGAGACTATAATCTTTCGTCCATTGGTGTTCTGTCGCGGGAAGCAAGGTCCTTGGATGCTTTTGAATTTAATTTCTGCAAACGTTCTTGTAACTGTtaatggcgctgctagaaggagggcgcgagagggccggagGCCTTTTGCCCACgaccgggcaagagggaagggatttccttaattcttacttgattagattgatacatctcctctctttatatggagaggtttacttgactcccaagcaaggcttacttgacacCTAAGCAAGCgactcttatctctaattaaccctaagactaatgagctataccgccagcccaggccattaggcccattacatactctaacactacaccccacctagacatgcagcttgtcctcgagctgcagcctaaccaacttataaccatgactcgacgcaacacaaacctaacacctaaaaacaaagccttttacatctcgacttgttttattactctcaacctgaaatggactaggacgatttattttggaccccttaacaaaaagtggacaccatccgcatgtcgaacgtgcacgtgtacagccacctggatcccatggacaccacctggacaaaaggagtgcatgtgtatggctgtTGGTCTGCACCGTACAGGGAAGAGTagagggcttgcgatggagaatgacgaggaggggtgcgccccccccaaccgccgatgtcgcagactttgaggtcgctgcccgcgCGGAAAatagcatgcccaagatccccgacgcagcggacgagatcgaggtcctttgcgcggCGAAACGCGGCTGGGAGGAGCGGCAtctgcagaccacgcatctcccgcacacgccgacgcgctaagaggccgcgcgcagcagcctgcagcctcaccgccgccgacacgtggcgggtagtgatccaagccggaagcggtgacggcgacggcgggaacttgatctgctggatggggACGCCCTGGGGAAGCGGTAATGGCGACGGCGAGAACTTGATCTGGTGGATCGGGACTCCTGCCGGCGCGGTCGATGCGGGCccggagctgaccggcggtggctgctgcagcgGAGCGTCGGGtgcggcggaggccgccaggagcggcggctgccactgtagccagggcggggcggtggtggcagtggatggcagctgcagtggcccggcgagcgcggcggggACGCCCTGGGGCAGCGGCTGCTGCGCCGGAGCGCcgcggaggccgccaggagcggtggctgccactgcagccagggcggggcggtggatggcagctgcagcggctgctgcagctgcccggcgagcgcggcggaggccgcttggtgcagcggctgccacagcagccacggcggcgcggtggcggcgatgggcggcgcagccgggtgcggcccgtaggacccggccaagaacaggtggatctcctggaccgcctgggttaggtcccgcagcaCCCCGAACACCTCCTCCGAGGTGAGGACGGCGGGGACGGGCGCGACGGAGGATCCCGGCAGCGGAAGAGACGGGttgggcggcggtgaagacatgattGAACCGAAGCTAGCTgctaccaaattgttatggcgctgctagaaggagggcgcgagagggtcGGCCGGGGACCTTTTGCGCATGGCCGGGCAAGAggaaagggatttccttcttaattcttgcttggttagattgatacatctcctctctttatatagagaggtttacttgactcccaagcaaggcttacttgacccctaaacaagcgacccttatctctaattaaccctaagactaacaggCTATACCGCCAGCTcaggccattaggcccattacataCTCTAACACTAACACTGTAGCTCATAGTTTTGCTGCTTTTGGTTATCGTACTGGTGTGCTGTGAGCGATTCTGCTGCGCAAATTTAAGGTTTGGAATGGATATTCcagttcaaaataaataaataaaacaccCTGCTCTATATGGCTTTTTGCCCTTTTTATTATGAAAATTCTTTTGCTTTtaagtatatactccctccgttcctaaatataagtttttttagagattgcactatggactacatacggagcaaaatgagtgaatctacattctaaaatatgtctatatacatccgtacgtagtttgtagtggaatctctaaaaagacttatatttaggaacggagggagtatattactaGTGCACAACAAAAGTCTGCGTGCTTATTAAATACACACAAGATAAATAGCTGCCGCAGCCTGCAAGCAGTCGTTTCTCTCAACTATCCTTCTTCCAGTTGGCGTTGGGAACGTTGCCTTCTAATAATAACATGACATCCTGGTAGCAATTGGCAGATTGCTAGTAGATTGCTAGTATCATCGATAGTAGTAGCACTACATCTCTCCAGGAAGCATTGTATCCCCAGGAAGATCACAAAATGCATTACCCTACATTGCAACAACACAACATATGCCATGTTAGTAATTTCTGTAGCAGCATTTGCCCTTCATTGCAACAAGAGCCCAAGTACTCTTCGACATCACTTACCTCCCCCGTAAGATGGGCGACACATCTTTTCTCAGCGATCAGTTCAGCTTCACTCTGAAGGAATCATTACATGATCGGTTATTCCATCATTATACTGCATATTACCAACCATTATTTCTACAACTCAATGCTACCTTTTTGATCCGGCCCCAGAGAAAATCGTCCATCGCCACATCTTTAACTAGTTCATAGTCACCATCGCCCTGTATGAATAATGTCATAGTGCAAATTGCCATCTTGTATAATACTCCTATCAGGAAGAAAAGTAATGGGGATTTCAGTTTGAAATCTCACCTTTGATCTGCACGGCATGCTGAATACGATGTCTTCTGCTATGCCATAAGGATTTCCGGTCGTATAAACCTATGGTTTGGCATCGCCTTTGCTTCAGTGGTACACCAAAACAAAAGAAGCAATCAACAATCCTAGAGTAGAAAACATTACCCCTGTAGAGAACCAGTCTCCTTCCGGGGTAGGAGTTACGAGGGACCTCATGGCATCGACGATGGAAACAGCGGTTGATGCAGCTGAAGATCTGCCCCACTTTTGGATGAGCACACCTCCACGCTGCATAGCCATTGGAATGAATACACAATATTCTCTTAGTTGTCCCAAATGATAGATGAATGTGGAACAGTGCGTACCTTTTGAACAGTTATAGTGAAATCCTCTTCTAGCCACTTTGTATCTTTGATGACTTCTTTTACTGGCCTCCCATTAATTTTGGCATTCAAGAAATCAGGAACCTACAAAGGTGGAAATCATCAAATCAGTACTCCAAAGCACTACCAACAGACTAGCCATGTTTGTAATCATATCTTCACCTGAGTTGTTGAATGGTTTCCCCAAATAGTCATATTTGATATTTTGTCATAAAACACACCAGCTTTTAACGCTAGCTGCAAAAACATTGTGAATGGCAGATTAATCTTGTCATTTGTTGAAATAAAATAACAGAAACATATCAGAAATAATTAAGATTCAACATCAAGTACCTGACACTTGGCTCTATTTTCATCCAACCTTGTCAATGCATGAAAGTTCTTTGCTGGTAGGTTGGGAGCATTTTTCAAGCAGATCAAAGCACTACAAGAAGCATATACTCCAAGTCAGACATGATAATAGCATAAATCAATAACACACTTAGCAACCACAAAACCTGTCCATACTTAGTGTTACAGGGGTTCCCAACAACTATGACTTTCACATTCCGAGATGCCACAGCGTTAAGTGCTTTCCCCTGAGACAATTCAAAATTTCAGCCAATAACAATACAACTATTCTGTGATCATTTGTGTACTCATATATCTGTTAAAAACTTAAATCAGATTTATGTTCAAGTTTTTAGCAGGTTTCATGCTAAGGAATCCCATAGTTCCCCCTCCCTCGAATATGCAGAGGACAGGGCACATTTTGCATCTAAGGAACCACATAGTTAAATGTCAAAGTttgagatatactccctccgtttcaaaatataagcCTTTTTACAGATTTTAATACGGACTACACAcggatgtatatggacatattttagagcgtagactcactcattttgctctgtatgtagtacttattggaatatctaaaagggcttatatttaggaacggagggagtactttcccACAAAGAAAAATAATGTCTCTTTTACAGAATGGGTCCTTACGATTTTATGACAGTATACTTGACAGATAATAAGGAAAAGAATGCAAAAGGAAACCTGTTCAGCGAAGATTTGACCATTGATATCTAGTAACGCAGCTCGCTCCACTCCAGGTCCTCTGGGTTTGGCCCCAATTAGAAGGGCCCAATCTGCATCTTCGAAGATCACATAAGGATCTATGCCGATGCTGACTTCCCTTAGCAATGGATACAATGAATCCTCCAGTTCCATAGCTACACCTGCAGTTGTAATTATAAGAAAGCATTAGGAAGAAGGGCGATATTGCTCTGTCTCAGTAATTCATTTATACCTGGGAGTACAGCAATATTGGAATTTGGAATGCAGTTTAAAATGTGTATCATGTAGCAAATTAAGATGGATCGATGTTGCTTCTCAAATGTGAAGGAAAATAAATTAGCGAAGCTACCTTCGAGTGCTTGTAATGATCTTTCCGAGCCCAATAACTTAAGTGCTATTGGTTGGTCCTGTCCAAAAACCTCACCGGAGGCAAGCTACAAAAATGCAGTCGTACAAATGATCAATACTTTCTGATGTGCTAGACGCAAAATTTCAAGACAAGAATATG
Protein-coding regions in this window:
- the LOC123170420 gene encoding NAC domain-containing protein 78; this encodes MTHPSSSSSSAPAAAPDDPTSLAPGFRFHPTDEELVSYYLKRKVLGRPLKVDAIAEVDLYKVEPWDLPARSRLRSRDSQWYFFSRLDRKHANRARTNRATAGGYWKTTGKDREVRHGARVVGMKKTLVFHAGRAPKGERTNWVMHEYRLEGDGAAGIPQDSFVVCRIFQKAGPGPQNGAQYGAPFVEEEWEADEDDDFGPMPVQRDVFGEHEAPGAMEKGYLQMNDLIQDLAGQNENGSVVLPVSDTSNTSSHSEDVEGNSGDILNDPSLGSNFLQYIHPGEQNSPMLNENMLSNANVGDFLNSSSPNDEFLELKDLELPLGNDSTIWPSDGWAWKTAFPLDAVNGANNEVPLITGDQPFQPDELAQLLQTLQDDSSQLGSTMTDLPHSSITNSVKPEDDSLMYFDAPFDNSMFSDGFRQTNGFLGSPATILSGIETLDDGIPYYDAMDDNLFNDMMCSVQQSAGSSSHVFNGPVLTQEVNNPNYTYSPTQKVVEPNFVAGAPSSARLSEAGGQLNCVVLPDSQAKNGSMGKRFVKMLDSISAPPAFAAEFPGKSLSGVHPNTISVSTEVISIGSLTVASRQGKWSFQKDEDMELLFSTGFQPDNRIHCGGCNTVTAVLRGGFCLFFLSAIMLLFIAKVDRVGRSNLSDELMLFGASLAAFSRMLSVARAIIASSQYFSVSLLDLMDPITETWDVELVKELFCEEDAKEMPAIAVDSGMDDLVAWHFDTKGLFSVKSAYHLGTRLRDASKDTDASSSTVVPQASQRWKRFWSLSLPPNIRMFLWRLSHKSLLLRMNIKRKHVDLDTRCPMCLRLDEDGGHLFLKCKLVKQVWRELQLEDVRLVLLECVNPDAIFDHSGSLKPEKRDLMLVFLWEWWKVRNKANQGEKIKPAAGVAYYVRKLLTDFYVEEGSIQAHTLPAIVQVCRKPKGSQEGRGAWGCVVGLGQGEFIAACAGKLDYLVSSLQAEATSCNKAIEAAGEMGLHQVIFESDSLQLVNAINSGDYNLSSIGVLSREARSLDAFEFNFCKRSCNC
- the LOC123165753 gene encoding malate dehydrogenase [NADP] 1, chloroplastic; translation: MDLSSLARPQALRGGSTGALGAHAARRRSVQLLRPRRPTFRCSVEAAKQQVQGTLAAEAEAARKECFGVFCTTYDLEADEKTKSWKKLVNVSVSGAAGMISNHLLFKLASGEVFGQDQPIALKLLGSERSLQALEGVAMELEDSLYPLLREVSIGIDPYVIFEDADWALLIGAKPRGPGVERAALLDINGQIFAEQGKALNAVASRNVKVIVVGNPCNTNALICLKNAPNLPAKNFHALTRLDENRAKCQLALKAGVFYDKISNMTIWGNHSTTQVPDFLNAKINGRPVKEVIKDTKWLEEDFTITVQKRGGVLIQKWGRSSAASTAVSIVDAMRSLVTPTPEGDWFSTGVYTTGNPYGIAEDIVFSMPCRSKGDGDYELVKDVAMDDFLWGRIKKSEAELIAEKRCVAHLTGEGNAFCDLPGDTMLPGEM